The proteins below come from a single Kitasatospora sp. NBC_00315 genomic window:
- a CDS encoding cation acetate symporter has protein sequence MTATPPTLAPTGQHHGLAIALFAVVVLVTLAITLWVGRRGQAAEDFFAGGRDFSPLQNGFALSGDYLSAASFLGVAGLIALYGYDGVLYSIGFLVAWLVVLMLVAELVRNAGRYTLADVLALRMRDRPVRAAAGSASIVVTLLYLIAQMVGAGSLVALLLGTDSGQAKTWTIVGVGALMIVYVTVGGMRATTWIQIVKAFLLIAGSVLLTVLVLVRFHGDVADLMRTAAQGSGAGQRYLEPGLKYGTGVTSRLDFFSLGLALVLGTAGLPHILSRFYTVPTARAARRSTMWAIGLVGAFYLMAIVLGLGATALIGSPAVRAANPAGNTAVPLLALDLGGGTGSTWGIILFALISAIAFATILAVVAGLTLASSAAFAHDLYARAWRRADEPPVTEHREVLVARIAAVAIGALAIVLSLFAQQLNVAFLVGLAFAVAASANLPVLLFSLFWQRFTTRGAVWSVYGGLVPAVLLVIFSPVVSGSRTAVFPGVDFHWFPLENPGLVSIPLGFLAGWLGTLVSREKPDADRYAELEVRALTGTGAA, from the coding sequence ATGACCGCCACCCCGCCCACGCTCGCGCCCACCGGTCAGCACCACGGCCTCGCGATCGCCCTGTTCGCCGTCGTCGTCCTGGTCACCCTGGCCATCACGCTCTGGGTCGGCCGCCGGGGCCAGGCCGCCGAGGACTTCTTCGCCGGCGGACGGGATTTCAGCCCGTTGCAGAACGGCTTCGCCCTCTCCGGCGACTACCTCTCGGCCGCGTCCTTCCTCGGCGTCGCGGGCCTGATCGCGCTGTACGGCTACGACGGCGTGCTCTACAGCATCGGCTTCCTGGTGGCCTGGCTGGTCGTGCTGATGCTGGTCGCCGAGCTGGTCCGCAACGCGGGCCGCTACACCCTGGCCGACGTGCTCGCCCTGCGCATGCGCGACCGCCCGGTCCGGGCCGCGGCCGGGAGCGCCAGCATCGTCGTGACCCTGCTGTACCTGATCGCGCAGATGGTCGGCGCGGGCAGCCTGGTGGCCCTGCTGCTGGGCACCGACAGCGGTCAGGCGAAGACCTGGACGATCGTCGGTGTCGGCGCCCTGATGATCGTCTACGTGACGGTCGGCGGTATGCGGGCCACCACCTGGATCCAGATCGTCAAGGCCTTCCTGCTGATCGCCGGCTCCGTGCTGCTCACCGTCCTGGTGCTGGTCCGCTTCCACGGGGACGTGGCCGACCTGATGCGGACCGCCGCCCAGGGCAGCGGCGCCGGGCAGCGCTACCTGGAGCCCGGTCTCAAGTACGGCACGGGGGTCACCAGCCGGCTCGACTTCTTCAGCCTGGGGCTCGCGCTGGTGCTCGGTACGGCCGGGTTGCCGCACATCCTGTCCCGCTTCTACACCGTGCCCACCGCCCGCGCCGCCCGGCGCTCCACGATGTGGGCGATCGGCCTGGTCGGCGCGTTCTACCTGATGGCCATCGTGCTCGGCCTCGGCGCCACCGCGCTGATCGGTTCACCCGCCGTCCGGGCGGCCAACCCGGCGGGCAACACGGCCGTCCCGCTGCTGGCCCTCGACCTCGGCGGCGGCACCGGCAGCACCTGGGGGATCATCCTCTTCGCGCTGATCTCCGCGATCGCCTTCGCCACCATCCTGGCCGTGGTCGCCGGCCTCACCCTCGCCTCCTCGGCGGCCTTCGCCCACGACCTGTACGCGCGGGCCTGGCGGCGGGCGGACGAGCCGCCGGTGACGGAGCACCGCGAGGTGCTGGTGGCCCGGATCGCGGCGGTGGCCATCGGTGCGCTGGCCATCGTCCTGAGCCTGTTCGCCCAGCAGTTGAACGTGGCGTTCCTGGTCGGTCTCGCCTTCGCCGTCGCCGCCTCGGCCAATCTGCCGGTGCTGCTGTTCAGCCTGTTCTGGCAGCGCTTCACCACCCGGGGCGCGGTCTGGTCGGTGTACGGCGGGCTGGTGCCGGCGGTCCTGCTGGTGATCTTCTCGCCGGTGGTCTCCGGCAGTCGGACGGCGGTCTTCCCCGGCGTCGACTTCCACTGGTTCCCGCTGGAGAACCCCGGGTTGGTCTCCATCCCGCTGGGCTTCCTGGCCGGCTGGCTCGGCACGCTGGTCTCCCGGGAGAAGCCGGACGCCGACCGGTACGCGGAGCTCGAGGTCCGTGCCCTGACCGGTACCGGCGCCGCCTGA
- a CDS encoding DUF485 domain-containing protein — MPAASVPAPAAAAPAARPVSPDAAEAAEIYRAVQSSAAFQEIRRSYRAFVFPVTGVFLGWYLFYVAAQAAAPGLMRRQVAGPLNVAWVLGLLQFASTFLLTWLYARNARTKRDRAALELRWNTQDRLR, encoded by the coding sequence GTGCCCGCCGCCTCCGTGCCCGCCCCGGCGGCGGCCGCTCCCGCCGCTCGGCCGGTCTCCCCCGATGCCGCCGAGGCCGCCGAGATCTACCGGGCGGTGCAGAGCAGTGCGGCGTTCCAGGAGATCCGGCGCAGCTACCGGGCGTTCGTCTTCCCCGTGACCGGCGTGTTCCTCGGCTGGTACCTGTTCTACGTGGCCGCGCAGGCCGCGGCACCGGGGCTGATGCGCCGCCAGGTGGCCGGGCCGCTCAACGTGGCCTGGGTGCTCGGGCTGCTCCAGTTCGCCTCGACCTTCCTGCTGACCTGGCTCTACGCCCGCAACGCCCGCACCAAGCGCGACCGAGCCGCCCTCGAACTGCGCTGGAACACCCAGGACCGCCTGCGATGA